The Sinomicrobium kalidii genome contains a region encoding:
- a CDS encoding DUF5676 family membrane protein, whose amino-acid sequence MDRINVKKFGFACGFTGTLFYTGCTFLMVTTGYEGTVRFINSLLHGIDVSAIIRMDISLWEAGIGLIETFVLGWLAGACIAIFYNISVKKSISRNS is encoded by the coding sequence ATGGATCGGATCAATGTTAAAAAATTCGGATTTGCCTGCGGGTTTACCGGAACACTATTCTATACAGGATGTACGTTTCTCATGGTCACCACAGGGTATGAGGGTACGGTTAGATTTATCAACAGTCTTCTGCATGGAATCGATGTCTCGGCCATTATCCGGATGGATATTTCGCTCTGGGAAGCGGGCATCGGGCTTATTGAAACCTTTGTACTCGGCTGGCTGGCCGGCGCGTGTATAGCAATATTCTATAATATTTCCGTAAAAAAAAGCATATCGCGGAATAGCTGA
- a CDS encoding SHOCT domain-containing protein, translating into MNNWTWYIWGAHGLWWIFWVILIVGAAWLIYLKSTGNNTGGSKDSPLEILKKRYAKGEISKEEYEETKKTLS; encoded by the coding sequence ATGAACAACTGGACCTGGTATATATGGGGAGCACACGGACTGTGGTGGATCTTCTGGGTAATTCTGATCGTCGGAGCAGCATGGCTGATCTACCTCAAAAGTACCGGAAATAATACCGGTGGGAGTAAAGATTCTCCCCTGGAGATCCTTAAAAAACGCTATGCAAAAGGAGAGATCAGCAAAGAAGAGTATGAAGAGACTAAAAAAACATTATCCTGA
- a CDS encoding cation-translocating P-type ATPase: protein MFHNIPADLKGLNDHEVAASRKTYGYNRIDATGKSTWLKLLIDILKEPMLILLFAISVIYFIIGDYGEATFMILAIVAVSAISFYQDNRSKKALEALEKLNEPLSTVIRNAKVIEIPTNEIVVGDLSITEEGKMINADGKIVHSNDFSVNEAALTGESLSVFKNSKSEDNKVYSGTLSVSGLAVFEVEKIGKETRLGKIGASLSDIKEEVSPLQLQIGRFVKTMAIIGVVVFLMVCMVSYYHTRNLLESLLNGLTLAMSVLPEEIPVAFTTFMALGAWKLMRDGIIIKRSSIVETLGSTTVICTDKTGTITENTMHLKYLYDYNSDKTFEEPDFNAAVLSDLIGYAMWSSEPVPFDPMEKTLHQVYGQTQKEDLRKSYTLFHEYPLDGKPPMMTHLFENAEKHRIIAAKGAPEAILNVSTLSESEKNKVRGLIKGFGQQGFRILGVAKSGFRGDEFPGKQQDFKFEFLGLAVFYDPPKKGIREVFRHIYNAGIKVKVITGDNTDTTKSIAAQAGIVNLTDAVEGPAIMEYPEERLMQVVEEKVLLTRMFPDAKLRVVNALKKKGEVVAMLGDGVNDAPALKSAHIGVAMGHKGTEIAKAAASLVIANDDLGKLIIGIAAGRRIYTNIKKAIRYIISIHIPIILTVTLPLFLGWVYPQLFTPVHVIFLELIMGPTCSIVYENEPMEKNTMVQKPRKMTETFLNRKELGISIVQGLMITMGVLFAYQHTVLSGENEEKTRAMVFTTLIFANIWLSLTNRSFYYSMFESFRNRNILFVMVTGITVLLLFGILYFSPFSGFFKVSGLNMAELGTAGLIAAVSVLWFEVFKWVKRKKYKNE, encoded by the coding sequence ATGTTCCACAATATTCCTGCTGACCTGAAAGGTCTTAACGATCATGAGGTAGCTGCTTCGAGAAAGACGTATGGGTATAACCGAATAGATGCCACCGGTAAGAGTACCTGGCTGAAGTTACTTATTGATATCTTGAAAGAGCCGATGCTTATTCTGCTCTTTGCCATTTCAGTCATTTATTTTATCATAGGCGATTACGGGGAAGCGACGTTTATGATCCTGGCCATCGTTGCGGTTTCGGCCATTTCATTTTACCAGGATAACCGAAGTAAAAAGGCATTGGAAGCCTTGGAGAAGTTGAACGAACCTTTGAGTACAGTTATCCGTAATGCGAAAGTGATCGAGATCCCCACAAACGAGATTGTAGTGGGCGACCTCAGCATTACCGAGGAAGGAAAAATGATTAATGCCGATGGGAAAATTGTCCATAGCAATGATTTTTCGGTTAATGAAGCAGCTTTAACAGGAGAGAGTTTATCGGTATTCAAAAACAGTAAAAGTGAAGATAACAAGGTATATAGCGGAACACTTTCAGTGTCGGGGCTTGCCGTTTTTGAGGTGGAAAAAATCGGAAAAGAAACACGACTCGGTAAAATCGGGGCTTCCTTATCCGATATAAAAGAGGAAGTTTCCCCCTTGCAACTTCAGATCGGACGGTTTGTAAAAACAATGGCCATTATAGGTGTTGTGGTGTTCCTTATGGTTTGTATGGTCAGTTACTATCATACCCGGAACCTTCTCGAAAGCCTGCTCAACGGACTTACGCTGGCCATGTCTGTTTTACCCGAAGAGATCCCGGTAGCATTTACCACTTTTATGGCATTGGGCGCCTGGAAGCTGATGCGCGATGGGATTATTATCAAGCGGAGCAGTATTGTGGAGACCTTAGGCAGTACAACGGTGATCTGTACCGATAAAACCGGGACCATTACCGAAAATACAATGCACCTGAAATATCTGTATGATTATAATTCCGATAAAACTTTCGAAGAACCGGATTTTAATGCTGCCGTGCTTTCCGATTTGATTGGTTATGCCATGTGGAGTAGTGAGCCTGTGCCCTTTGACCCGATGGAGAAAACCCTGCATCAGGTATATGGGCAGACACAAAAAGAGGATCTGAGAAAATCATACACGCTGTTTCACGAATATCCTTTGGACGGTAAGCCGCCGATGATGACACATCTCTTTGAGAATGCGGAAAAACACCGGATTATTGCCGCCAAAGGAGCACCGGAAGCAATACTTAACGTATCCACGCTTTCCGAAAGCGAGAAAAATAAAGTTCGCGGCCTTATCAAAGGTTTCGGGCAGCAGGGGTTTCGCATCCTGGGGGTAGCAAAGTCAGGTTTCCGGGGCGATGAGTTTCCCGGTAAACAACAAGATTTTAAATTTGAATTTTTGGGGTTGGCCGTGTTTTATGATCCGCCTAAAAAAGGTATCCGGGAAGTGTTCCGGCATATTTACAATGCCGGAATCAAGGTAAAAGTAATCACAGGCGATAATACCGATACTACAAAGAGCATCGCAGCACAGGCAGGAATTGTGAATTTGACCGATGCCGTAGAAGGACCTGCAATTATGGAATATCCGGAGGAGCGGTTAATGCAGGTCGTCGAAGAAAAGGTATTATTAACCAGAATGTTTCCCGATGCCAAACTGAGGGTGGTAAATGCCCTGAAAAAGAAGGGAGAAGTGGTAGCCATGTTGGGTGATGGCGTGAACGATGCCCCGGCCTTGAAATCTGCTCACATTGGTGTGGCCATGGGGCATAAGGGAACTGAAATAGCAAAGGCAGCAGCTTCGTTGGTGATTGCTAATGACGATTTGGGAAAACTGATTATAGGGATTGCTGCCGGACGAAGGATTTATACGAACATTAAAAAAGCGATCCGGTATATTATTTCCATCCATATTCCTATTATCCTTACCGTGACCCTACCTTTGTTTTTGGGGTGGGTATATCCACAGCTATTCACCCCCGTACACGTTATTTTTTTGGAATTGATCATGGGGCCTACCTGTTCGATTGTGTATGAAAACGAACCGATGGAGAAGAACACCATGGTACAAAAGCCGAGAAAAATGACCGAAACATTCCTGAACCGGAAAGAACTTGGTATCAGTATTGTTCAGGGATTGATGATTACTATGGGGGTATTGTTTGCTTATCAACACACCGTACTTAGCGGGGAGAATGAAGAAAAAACAAGGGCCATGGTTTTCACCACCCTGATTTTTGCCAATATTTGGCTAAGCCTTACAAACCGTTCGTTCTATTACAGTATGTTTGAAAGTTTCAGGAACCGGAACATTTTGTTTGTTATGGTCACCGGGATAACAGTACTGCTCCTTTTCGGCATCCTGTATTTTTCCCCGTTTTCCGGTTTTTTTAAAGTATCCGGTTTGA